One Salvia splendens isolate huo1 chromosome 12, SspV2, whole genome shotgun sequence genomic window carries:
- the LOC121757498 gene encoding uncharacterized protein LOC121757498 encodes MDIPEHMSSRREGSAAPHNSLTAEASHSPVASPGGSQPIHRRVEQEVHGLEMRPRGRNFKELRKMGAVDFVGTTDPAEAEIWLKRTERVFNQMGCIAEERFDYAVSLLQGDAYYWWETVPRAMIHPPVLSWDDFLREFSDKYMPPVYRDEKQREFLSLKQGSMSVADYEVKFTQLSRYALALLPTEQDKCRRFEEGLIYEIRSKITPSDLRTYNDLRAAAIRAERLVKERHVYIQRQKRGPQEYRGESSSSISKRPSSFSSASSFSRGGPLGQRGGRVPPFSYEWGRGSGMTARTRPLCVHCGRPHTGECRTIT; translated from the coding sequence ATGGACATTCCTGAACATATGTCATCGAGGAGAGAAGGGTCAGCCGCCCCGCATAATTCATTAACTGCAGAAGCATCTCATTCACCTGTTGCATCACCTGGGGGTAGCCAGCCAATACATAGGCGGGTTGAACAAGAAGTACATGGACTAGAAATGAGACCAAGGGGTAGAAATTTTAAAGAACTACGAAAGATGGGAGCCGTTGACTTTGTTGGGACTACTGATCCTGCAGAGGCTgagatatggttgaagaggaCAGAGCGTGTGTTTAATCAGATGGGTTGTATTGCAGAAGAACGTTTTGATTATGCAGTGTCTCTTCTTCAGGGCGATGCTTACTATTGGTGGGAGACTGTCCCACGAGCTATGATACATCCTCCCGTACTCAGTTGGGATGACTTCTTGAGAGAATTCAGTGATAAGTATATGCCACCAGTGTATCGTGATGAGAAGCAAAGAGAGTTTTTGTCCCTTAAACAAGGATCTATGTCAGTTGCAGATTATGAAGTGAAGTTTACTCAGCTTTCTCGTTATGCATTGGCATTGTTACCTACAGAACAAGATAAGTGCAGACGTTTTGAAGAAGGATTGATATATGAGATAAGAAGCAAAATCACACCTTCAGACCTTCGTACTTATAATGATCTACGTGCAGCGGCTATACGAGCAGAGAGACTAGTGAAAGAAAGACATGTGTATATTCAAAGACAAAAGAGGGGACCACAAGAATATAGGGGTGAATCAAGCTCGAGCATTTCAAAAAGGCCTAGTTCTTTTTCTTCGGCATCGAGTTTCAGTAGAGGAGGTCCATTGGGTCAAAGAGGTGGACGTGTACCACCTTTCAGTTATGAGTGGGGACGGGGATCTGGTATGACAGCACGTACACGACCTTTATGCGTGCACTGTGGACGACCACATACAGGGGAATGTCGAACAATTACATGA